One Idiomarina loihiensis L2TR genomic window carries:
- the guaB gene encoding IMP dehydrogenase encodes MLRIAQEALTFDDVLLVPGHSEVLPHTADLRTQLTRGISLNIPLVSAAMDTVTESALAIALAQEGGLGFIHKNMTAEQQAAHVRKVKKYESGMVSDPVTVRPTTTIGEIKKLTAEHGFQGFPVVEGNGDLVGIVTGRDTRFEDDDSKEIRHVMTGNDRLVTVHETAESEEILQLMHKHRIEKILVVDDAHKLKGMITLKDFEKAENKPNACKDELGSLRVGAAVGVGAGTEERIQLLVEAGVDVLLIDTSHGHSQGVLDRVKQTRKDYPELQIIAGNVATAAGAKALVEAGVDAVKVGIGPGSICTTRIVTGCGVPQISAISDAVDAIKGSGVPIIADGGIRFSGDIAKALAAGAHCVMVGSMLAGTEESPGEVELYQGRYYKSYRGMGSLGAMNQRNGSSDRYFQKSDEADKLVPEGIEGRIAYKGPISAIIHQQMGGLRSAMGLTGCPTIDDMRTKPQFVKVTAAGMGESHVHDVHITKEAPNYRSS; translated from the coding sequence ATGCTGCGAATTGCCCAAGAAGCCTTGACCTTTGACGACGTTTTGCTCGTTCCCGGTCATTCCGAAGTTCTCCCCCATACCGCTGATTTACGCACGCAATTAACGCGTGGAATTTCTTTAAATATTCCTTTGGTTTCAGCTGCGATGGATACCGTTACTGAATCGGCACTGGCAATTGCGCTGGCGCAGGAAGGCGGGCTCGGATTTATCCACAAAAATATGACCGCAGAGCAACAAGCCGCGCACGTTCGTAAAGTTAAAAAATACGAAAGTGGCATGGTCTCTGACCCGGTTACCGTAAGACCTACTACCACCATTGGTGAAATTAAAAAGCTGACTGCCGAGCATGGCTTTCAGGGTTTTCCTGTGGTTGAAGGTAATGGCGACTTGGTTGGTATTGTTACCGGTCGCGATACACGTTTTGAAGATGACGACAGCAAAGAGATTCGCCACGTAATGACCGGCAATGACCGCCTGGTAACTGTGCACGAAACGGCAGAAAGCGAAGAAATTCTTCAGCTTATGCACAAACACCGCATTGAAAAGATTCTGGTTGTGGATGATGCGCACAAGTTGAAGGGTATGATCACTCTGAAAGACTTTGAAAAAGCGGAAAACAAACCGAACGCTTGTAAAGATGAACTAGGCTCATTGCGTGTTGGTGCTGCTGTCGGTGTCGGCGCGGGCACAGAAGAACGTATTCAATTACTGGTTGAGGCGGGCGTTGATGTATTGCTTATTGATACTTCACACGGGCACTCTCAGGGCGTTTTAGACCGCGTTAAGCAAACTCGTAAAGACTACCCGGAATTACAAATTATTGCTGGTAACGTAGCAACTGCCGCTGGCGCTAAGGCGCTGGTTGAAGCGGGCGTTGATGCGGTTAAAGTTGGTATTGGTCCGGGCTCAATTTGTACTACGCGTATTGTTACGGGTTGTGGTGTGCCGCAAATTAGCGCCATTAGCGATGCCGTAGATGCCATTAAAGGCTCGGGTGTTCCGATTATTGCTGACGGCGGTATTCGCTTCTCAGGCGATATTGCTAAAGCTCTGGCTGCCGGCGCGCATTGTGTGATGGTGGGCAGCATGCTGGCCGGTACGGAAGAGTCGCCGGGTGAAGTTGAGCTTTACCAGGGACGTTATTACAAATCGTATCGCGGTATGGGCAGCCTGGGTGCAATGAACCAGCGCAATGGTTCGTCTGACCGTTACTTCCAGAAGAGCGATGAAGCCGATAAGTTGGTACCTGAGGGTATTGAAGGGCGTATAGCGTACAAAGGACCCATTTCTGCGATTATTCATCAGCAAATGGGCGGCCTGCGTTCAGCTATGGGCTTAACCGGTTGTCCGACAATTGATGACATGCGCACCAAGCCGCAGTTTGTAAAAGTAACGGCCGCCGGTATGGGCGAATCACATGTACACGATGTGCACATTACCAAAGAAGCACCGAATTACCGCAGTTCATAA
- the guaA gene encoding glutamine-hydrolyzing GMP synthase produces the protein MTRDIHDHRILILDFGSQYTQLIARRIREIGVYCELWAWDVDEADIREFAPKGIILSGGPESVAEEGSPRAPEYVFNAGVPVFGICYGMQTMAHQLGGSVQCSLEREFGYAQIELVEQSPLFKAIEDAVSESGAPLLDVWMSHGDKVEMIPEGFHTVAKTSYCPYAAMADEERQFYGVQFHPEVTHTRQGQRMLEHFVSDICGCEKQWTPAKIIDDAIERIREQVGSDKVILGLSGGVDSSVTAMLLHRAIGEQLTCVFVDNGLLRLNEAEQVMEMFGDHYGLNILPIRAEDRFLDALAGENDPEKKRKIIGNTFIEIFDEEAGKLTEVDWLAQGTIYPDVIESAGSKTGKAHVIKSHHNVGGLPEDMKLGLVEPLRELFKDEVRKIGLELGLPYNMLYRHPFPGPGLGVRVLGEIKKEYCDLLRRADAIFIEELHNADWYNKVSQAFAVFLPVRSVGVMGDQRKYDWVIAIRAVETIDFMTARWAHLPYELLEKVSNRIINEVNGISRVTYDISGKPPATIEWE, from the coding sequence ATGACTAGAGATATCCACGACCACCGAATATTGATTCTGGATTTCGGCTCTCAGTACACTCAGCTGATAGCCCGCCGCATTCGCGAAATTGGCGTTTACTGTGAACTTTGGGCCTGGGATGTTGACGAAGCTGACATCCGCGAATTTGCGCCTAAAGGCATTATTTTATCGGGTGGCCCGGAAAGCGTAGCTGAAGAGGGTTCGCCGCGTGCGCCTGAATATGTCTTTAACGCAGGCGTACCAGTATTTGGTATTTGCTACGGCATGCAGACCATGGCACATCAGCTGGGTGGTTCGGTGCAATGCTCGCTGGAGCGCGAATTCGGTTACGCGCAAATTGAGCTGGTAGAGCAAAGCCCGCTGTTTAAAGCTATTGAAGACGCTGTGTCTGAGTCTGGTGCGCCGTTACTGGATGTGTGGATGAGCCACGGTGACAAAGTGGAAATGATTCCGGAAGGCTTTCACACCGTAGCGAAAACCTCCTATTGCCCGTATGCCGCAATGGCTGACGAAGAACGCCAGTTTTATGGTGTGCAGTTTCACCCGGAAGTGACTCATACGCGGCAGGGACAGCGTATGCTGGAGCATTTTGTCAGCGATATCTGCGGTTGTGAGAAGCAATGGACGCCGGCAAAAATCATTGATGACGCCATTGAGCGCATCCGTGAACAGGTAGGTAGTGACAAGGTTATTCTTGGTTTGTCTGGCGGTGTTGATTCGTCGGTAACGGCTATGCTGCTGCACCGGGCTATTGGCGAGCAGCTGACCTGCGTATTTGTCGACAACGGATTGCTGCGGCTGAACGAAGCTGAGCAGGTGATGGAAATGTTCGGCGACCACTATGGTCTGAACATTTTGCCAATACGTGCAGAAGACCGCTTCTTAGATGCGTTGGCGGGTGAGAATGACCCGGAGAAAAAGCGTAAAATTATTGGTAATACCTTCATTGAAATTTTTGATGAAGAAGCCGGTAAGCTGACCGAGGTTGACTGGCTGGCGCAGGGCACTATTTACCCTGACGTAATTGAGTCCGCTGGTTCTAAAACCGGTAAAGCGCACGTGATTAAATCACATCACAACGTGGGCGGTTTGCCGGAAGACATGAAGTTAGGTTTGGTTGAGCCACTGCGTGAATTGTTTAAAGACGAAGTGCGTAAAATTGGGCTTGAGTTAGGCCTGCCGTACAACATGCTTTACCGTCATCCGTTCCCGGGACCTGGTTTGGGTGTTCGTGTGCTGGGTGAAATTAAGAAAGAATACTGCGACTTATTGCGCCGTGCCGATGCGATTTTCATTGAAGAGCTGCACAACGCGGACTGGTACAACAAAGTCAGCCAGGCCTTTGCGGTATTCCTGCCGGTACGTTCGGTGGGTGTTATGGGTGATCAGCGTAAATACGACTGGGTTATTGCCATACGCGCCGTAGAGACTATCGACTTTATGACCGCGCGCTGGGCTCATTTGCCGTATGAGTTGCTAGAGAAGGTATCAAACCGGATTATCAACGAAGTTAACGGAATTTCCCGCGTAACCTACGATATTTCAGGTAAACCACCTGCCACCATCGAGTGGGAATAA
- a CDS encoding nucleotidyl transferase AbiEii/AbiGii toxin family protein, protein MSTYQRKHHQLIQRCLDNFNSHYLTEHAILFGGGTRIALELSEYRESVDIDFLCRDKKSFRAVREQVTNRTLGELVKEDFIYSRDISFDRYGVRTFLDVDGVRIKLEFVAFDNYALEQGDDADLFNVPFIDRTSCFITKLLANADRWMQKPYKDIFDLIVMFENWGEIPPEAYAEAHTHYGVQVVNNGLKRALQNLRNNHIAYREEAEGMGIQREYFDNVVFPGSERLLSKLLN, encoded by the coding sequence ATGAGCACTTACCAGCGTAAACACCACCAGTTAATTCAGCGTTGCCTGGATAATTTTAATAGCCACTACTTAACGGAACACGCAATTCTTTTTGGTGGCGGCACTCGGATAGCTCTGGAGCTTAGCGAGTATCGTGAATCAGTTGACATTGATTTTCTTTGTAGAGATAAAAAATCATTTCGAGCGGTAAGAGAACAGGTAACGAATAGAACGCTAGGTGAGCTGGTAAAAGAGGATTTTATTTATTCTCGCGATATTTCGTTTGATAGATATGGTGTGCGCACTTTTCTGGATGTTGATGGTGTGAGAATTAAGCTTGAGTTTGTAGCTTTTGACAACTACGCGTTAGAGCAAGGAGATGACGCAGATTTATTTAATGTGCCTTTTATTGACCGTACTTCATGTTTTATCACCAAGCTTCTGGCAAATGCTGATAGGTGGATGCAGAAACCTTATAAAGACATATTTGATTTGATTGTTATGTTTGAAAACTGGGGGGAGATACCACCCGAGGCGTACGCGGAAGCTCACACCCATTACGGTGTTCAAGTTGTAAATAATGGCTTAAAACGGGCACTCCAAAACCTCCGGAATAATCACATTGCTTACAGAGAAGAAGCCGAAGGTATGGGAATACAAAGAGAATATTTTGATAATGTTGTGTTCCCAGGCTCTGAGCGATTATTGTCTAAGCTTCTAAATTAA
- a CDS encoding TonB-dependent receptor: MFNSTFKRTAVAAAIAFGLSGAAIAQDTSSVVRGNVVTESGEVAANARVEIIHVPTGTRSVATTNESGAFSNSGLRVGGPYIIVIESSEGKKVYEDVYLSLGEPLRINAQLESSDMERLQVTGTAILGGANSGSSSYFGEEDIANTPTFNRDLKEVARLNPYVNLLSGSESPLSIGGANPRYNSIAIDGVGVNDDFGLNGNGYPTQRSPISLDAIEQVSVDVAPFDAAEGGFSGGRINAVTKSGTNEFHGSLTYERMSDAWAGDPENPAGDEVPLDFERDTYSLALGGPIVKDKVFFFVNYEKSKEPAQIEFGPAGAGAANDSDVTQEQYQEVRDIAQGVYGVDIGNWNTLKDTTNENLLVKLDWNINYDHRLAFTFNRTEGNNVRGQSNNPDSLALSTNWYDYQQNMDLYRLSWFSDWSADLSSEIYVSYKSVESISGLETKEFGDISVDMDSEGEISLSFGPDYNRHANSLETDNLKIGARFDYLVGDHEIEFGGEYDKTDVFNIFVRNSLGSWSFSSIEDFANREASSFYYENAYTNNASDAAADFSLGQLNLYVQDNWYLNDSMELGLGLRYERYNTSDKPTLNENFVERYGYSNQENLDGLDIFLPRVDFKWFAADDLVVRAGAGRFSGGRPNVWVSNSFSNDGYTLVQFDRGEVPANEYLNNVDITEVPEAVRNAMYAGDGDTNSIDPNYEIPSDWIARVGVDYQFDIPGLGNNFNATAEVMRKWMTDNSQWKDISRCVSGETAAGVSIYEPCDPDAPIGHYDLQLTNEDKNGKAWIYTASLSKQWDNGFNAYAAYTHQNIDEGNPGTSSTATSNYEYNIVVDRNQPLIGTADYETEHTLKIALGYSHEFFDGYASKFNLFFQRRSGTPFSHTMNLYCNRRNNDCDDDFGDQDTFVTGSYLPYIPAGANDANISPESTISYDDMMAIFESVDLAQYAGGFAPKGARRAPWVNTLDFQFQQELPGLMDGHKGVFYVSINNLLNLIDSSKGKSLRMNYTNNSIIDFNGLDDEGRYIYGAPYGGADTRNWDTFEAEESTWRIKMGVQYKF, encoded by the coding sequence ATGTTTAACTCTACTTTCAAGCGTACAGCTGTTGCAGCTGCTATTGCTTTTGGCCTTAGTGGTGCGGCCATTGCACAAGATACTTCATCAGTCGTTCGCGGTAACGTTGTTACTGAGTCTGGCGAAGTTGCTGCAAACGCACGCGTTGAAATTATTCACGTTCCCACTGGAACTCGTTCAGTTGCGACGACAAACGAATCTGGTGCTTTTTCTAACTCAGGCTTACGTGTCGGTGGCCCTTACATCATCGTTATTGAAAGCAGCGAAGGCAAGAAAGTTTACGAAGACGTTTACCTGTCTTTAGGCGAACCTCTCCGTATTAATGCTCAACTAGAGTCTAGTGATATGGAACGTTTGCAAGTGACCGGGACGGCAATTCTTGGCGGGGCGAACAGTGGTAGCAGCAGTTACTTTGGTGAAGAAGATATTGCTAACACTCCAACCTTTAATCGGGACTTAAAAGAAGTTGCGCGACTAAACCCTTACGTTAACTTGCTGTCAGGTTCTGAGTCTCCATTAAGTATTGGTGGCGCGAACCCGCGTTATAACAGCATTGCAATTGACGGCGTTGGTGTGAATGACGATTTTGGTTTGAACGGCAATGGGTATCCAACCCAGCGCTCACCTATATCTTTGGATGCGATAGAGCAAGTCTCTGTTGACGTGGCGCCATTTGATGCTGCCGAAGGTGGTTTTTCAGGTGGTCGCATTAATGCGGTAACTAAATCGGGAACGAACGAGTTTCATGGTTCACTAACATACGAGCGTATGAGCGATGCTTGGGCTGGTGACCCCGAGAATCCTGCCGGCGACGAAGTGCCATTAGATTTCGAGCGCGATACATACAGTCTGGCATTAGGTGGTCCAATCGTAAAAGACAAAGTTTTCTTCTTTGTTAACTACGAGAAGTCAAAAGAGCCAGCTCAGATTGAGTTTGGCCCTGCCGGTGCCGGCGCCGCTAACGACAGTGACGTTACTCAGGAGCAATATCAGGAAGTAAGAGACATCGCACAAGGTGTCTATGGTGTTGATATTGGTAATTGGAATACTTTAAAAGACACTACCAATGAAAACTTGTTGGTGAAGTTAGATTGGAACATTAACTATGATCATCGCTTAGCATTTACCTTCAATAGAACAGAAGGTAATAATGTTCGCGGGCAATCAAATAACCCTGATTCATTGGCGTTATCGACCAACTGGTATGACTATCAGCAGAATATGGATCTTTATCGTCTTTCATGGTTTTCTGACTGGAGTGCCGATCTTTCCAGTGAAATCTATGTTAGTTATAAATCTGTAGAGTCTATTTCGGGGCTTGAGACTAAAGAGTTTGGTGATATATCTGTCGACATGGATTCCGAGGGCGAGATTAGCTTGTCGTTTGGTCCGGATTACAATCGTCATGCGAACAGTTTGGAAACCGATAACCTTAAGATTGGCGCTCGTTTTGACTACCTGGTAGGCGATCATGAAATTGAGTTTGGCGGTGAGTACGACAAAACTGACGTATTCAATATCTTTGTGCGTAACTCACTTGGTTCGTGGAGTTTCTCTTCAATTGAAGACTTTGCCAACCGCGAGGCGAGCAGCTTTTACTATGAAAATGCCTATACAAATAATGCGAGCGACGCAGCTGCTGATTTCTCTTTAGGTCAATTGAATTTATACGTGCAAGATAACTGGTACCTTAATGACTCTATGGAATTAGGTCTGGGGTTACGTTACGAGCGATATAATACAAGTGATAAGCCAACATTAAACGAAAACTTTGTTGAGCGTTACGGTTACAGCAATCAGGAAAACCTTGATGGTTTGGATATTTTCTTACCACGCGTTGACTTCAAATGGTTTGCGGCGGATGACCTTGTTGTCCGAGCAGGAGCCGGTCGTTTCTCAGGTGGTCGTCCTAATGTTTGGGTTTCTAACTCATTTTCGAATGATGGCTACACGCTGGTGCAGTTTGATCGTGGTGAAGTTCCGGCAAATGAATATCTGAACAATGTCGATATCACGGAAGTACCAGAAGCGGTGCGTAATGCTATGTACGCCGGCGATGGCGACACCAATAGTATCGATCCAAATTATGAGATTCCATCGGACTGGATTGCACGCGTAGGTGTTGATTATCAGTTTGATATTCCAGGCCTTGGTAATAACTTTAATGCGACTGCGGAAGTTATGCGCAAGTGGATGACTGACAACAGCCAGTGGAAGGATATTTCACGTTGTGTTTCAGGCGAAACAGCTGCTGGCGTTAGTATATACGAACCATGTGATCCTGATGCGCCAATTGGCCATTATGATTTACAGTTAACGAATGAAGATAAAAATGGTAAAGCGTGGATTTATACTGCGTCACTATCCAAACAGTGGGATAACGGCTTTAATGCATATGCTGCTTATACGCATCAAAACATTGATGAGGGTAACCCAGGCACATCTTCAACGGCAACATCTAACTATGAGTACAACATTGTTGTTGACCGTAATCAGCCGTTAATTGGTACTGCGGACTATGAGACTGAACATACTCTGAAAATTGCGTTAGGTTATAGCCATGAGTTCTTCGATGGTTATGCGTCTAAGTTCAACTTATTCTTCCAGCGCCGTTCAGGAACTCCGTTTAGTCACACTATGAACCTATATTGTAATCGCAGAAATAACGACTGTGATGATGACTTTGGAGACCAGGATACGTTCGTAACGGGTAGTTACTTGCCTTACATCCCAGCGGGTGCAAACGACGCCAATATTAGCCCTGAGAGCACTATTAGTTACGATGACATGATGGCGATTTTTGAAAGTGTTGATTTAGCTCAGTACGCAGGTGGGTTTGCTCCGAAAGGTGCACGTCGTGCACCATGGGTCAATACCTTGGACTTCCAGTTCCAACAGGAGTTACCTGGTCTGATGGATGGTCATAAAGGAGTATTCTACGTAAGTATTAATAACTTGTTGAACTTGATTGACAGTTCAAAGGGCAAGTCATTACGTATGAACTACACAAACAACTCAATTATTGACTTCAATGGTTTAGATGATGAAGGCCGTTACATATACGGAGCTCCTTATGGTGGAGCGGACACGCGTAACTGGGATACTTTTGAAGCTGAAGAGTCGACTTGGCGTATCAAAATGGGTGTTCAGTACAAGTTTTAA
- a CDS encoding endonuclease/exonuclease/phosphatase family protein — MGFIRFLLILTFVVLMIPTSFNAFAGSGKGEPETIRVATFNVSMDASNYLSDSELPQLDKSPVPEVLQQDHEQIRGIAEILQRVRPDIVLLNEFDYVDKEIGVNVFQEKYLSIPQNGQKAIEYPYTYIAPVNTGVASPFDLNRDGTAQGTGIDAWGFGWYPGQYGMVILSKYPLLTDKARTFQHFLWKDMPGRHIPYVMNEQEQPTDEQWYSDEIMAQYPLSSKSHWDVPVQVGDKVIHLLAAHPVPPAFDGPENSNGMRNYDEIRLLADYLTPGSDNYLYDDNGVRGGLGADESFIVMGDMNAEAGSGGIDGAIEQLLQHPRVNDVKPQSRGGEQHSPDKRGSQYHTAAWRKRVDYVLPSNDLVVKDAGVFWPVGDEAGSRLMQKRSASSDHRMVWLDIVK; from the coding sequence ATGGGCTTTATACGGTTTTTATTAATTTTAACATTCGTTGTTCTTATGATTCCTACTTCTTTTAATGCATTCGCCGGTTCCGGCAAAGGCGAACCAGAAACCATTCGGGTTGCGACTTTTAATGTCAGTATGGACGCATCTAATTACCTGAGCGACAGCGAGCTCCCGCAATTGGACAAATCGCCTGTACCCGAGGTGTTACAGCAGGATCATGAACAAATTCGTGGTATTGCCGAAATACTGCAACGTGTGCGACCTGATATCGTTTTGCTGAACGAGTTTGACTACGTTGATAAAGAAATTGGCGTAAATGTCTTTCAGGAAAAGTACTTGTCGATTCCCCAGAACGGACAAAAGGCAATTGAATACCCCTATACTTATATTGCTCCGGTAAATACAGGGGTGGCCTCACCTTTTGATTTAAACCGCGACGGCACGGCACAAGGTACCGGCATCGACGCCTGGGGGTTTGGCTGGTATCCGGGGCAGTACGGTATGGTTATCTTATCGAAATATCCGTTACTAACGGATAAAGCCCGAACCTTTCAACACTTTTTGTGGAAAGACATGCCCGGCCGCCATATTCCTTACGTGATGAATGAACAGGAACAGCCTACTGACGAGCAATGGTACTCCGACGAAATCATGGCGCAGTACCCGTTAAGCTCGAAATCGCATTGGGACGTCCCCGTGCAAGTGGGCGACAAAGTCATTCATTTATTAGCTGCGCACCCAGTACCTCCAGCGTTCGACGGCCCGGAAAACAGCAACGGCATGCGTAACTACGATGAAATCCGCTTATTAGCTGACTACCTTACACCCGGCAGTGATAACTACCTTTACGATGATAATGGTGTGCGTGGCGGCCTGGGAGCTGACGAGAGCTTTATCGTTATGGGTGACATGAATGCAGAGGCCGGTTCCGGCGGTATTGATGGTGCTATTGAGCAATTACTGCAACACCCGCGGGTAAATGACGTGAAACCCCAAAGCCGTGGCGGTGAACAGCATTCTCCTGACAAACGAGGCTCGCAATATCATACCGCGGCCTGGCGCAAGCGCGTAGACTACGTGTTGCCGTCTAACGACTTAGTCGTAAAAGACGCCGGCGTGTTCTGGCCTGTCGGTGATGAAGCCGGCAGCAGGCTAATGCAAAAGCGCAGCGCCTCTTCCGACCATCGCATGGTCTGGCTGGATATCGTTAAATAG